A genomic segment from Luteolibacter ambystomatis encodes:
- a CDS encoding beta strand repeat-containing protein, protein MKLAMAAAAIAAGLAAEADALSIGVNFRYVYVYNGTTYTGPTIDTGTSDIIDGVPAANWNNMGVIDGAGVSPVAYTGAALTSPGATGVTLDYSAVNSWFLYGGIPAQTDPTFPYFGYLDDSGTGYKVTIHGLSSILAPGEGYRIRAMQSASGGAPGLAPVNVYEGADTTGTQLAKLTNPAVGNGDYVYGDTISSSVLTADTITIKGDPRNGPIRSTLAGLVIETFPLPTATAITWTGSTNQTWDIATTQNWKLQSDSSATVYHDGDIPTFDDTGSGGTISISAAVSPKSLTFTNNSKSYTLTGQSLQADQGLTKSGTGNVTLLNQTVLGGAVSVSQGVLAVGNGTTGTLAASSITLAAGTRLDFNPPASGSLAAPITNDSQVKVLGSGAATLTGAINGAGTVEISRAGTVTMTGAGHGSAFTVKNGATLAAMGGGWATSFFANTTRTIHVESGGTLKTDTHSLGGLGGALYQPVITLDAGATWTLQHEQYFDGGNLLLNGGTVSVAANDFRLLGGTLAVGASSGGSLITGNSMTVFGNATFDVTDGAAAADLTIELPMTESGGARTLTKTGAGTMKLKATSGLTGALSVNTGTLALDGSAAVSAAASVTVASGATLDVSTLTSVFTLTPAQTLSGTGTVNGNMVVDGGLTPGGGSTGQLNVTGILTLDPSSTYSWNLADWTGAAGTGSDAVAATSLNLTATPSNPVTITIGTPGTPANFADASRGFVLVSTTGGITGFDPSAFIINSTQFTAGTGTWAVQVSGNNLVLAYTAAGSSPYDTWIAGYPGLSDTSPGGDPDRDGLSNLVEFLYGTNPGSSVNSVSPEVVYDSSHNMTFAFPQTLEASAMNSRVEYSTNLSSWTTAVNGEAGISIFTIPNYFPNGANAVVVSLPSSLANGGKFFVRLKVTGP, encoded by the coding sequence ATGAAATTGGCGATGGCGGCGGCGGCGATTGCTGCCGGTCTCGCCGCGGAGGCGGACGCGCTCTCGATCGGCGTCAATTTCCGCTACGTCTATGTTTACAACGGCACCACCTACACGGGGCCAACGATCGACACCGGCACTTCCGACATCATCGATGGCGTGCCGGCAGCCAACTGGAACAACATGGGGGTCATCGACGGAGCCGGTGTCAGCCCGGTGGCCTACACAGGGGCGGCCCTGACTTCACCGGGGGCAACCGGTGTCACGCTGGACTACAGTGCCGTGAACTCATGGTTCCTCTACGGCGGCATCCCGGCCCAGACGGATCCGACGTTTCCCTACTTCGGATATCTGGACGATAGCGGAACCGGCTACAAGGTCACCATCCACGGCCTCTCAAGCATTCTGGCTCCGGGCGAAGGCTATCGTATCCGGGCCATGCAATCCGCCAGCGGCGGAGCTCCAGGGCTCGCCCCGGTGAACGTGTACGAAGGCGCCGATACCACCGGCACCCAGTTGGCGAAGCTCACCAATCCGGCTGTCGGCAATGGCGACTATGTGTACGGGGACACCATCTCCTCCTCCGTCCTCACCGCGGATACGATCACCATCAAGGGAGACCCGCGGAATGGACCCATCCGCAGCACGCTGGCCGGACTGGTCATCGAAACCTTCCCGCTGCCTACCGCCACCGCGATCACCTGGACCGGCAGCACCAACCAGACGTGGGACATCGCCACCACGCAGAACTGGAAGCTGCAAAGCGACTCCTCCGCTACCGTTTACCACGATGGGGACATCCCCACCTTTGATGACACCGGCTCCGGAGGCACCATCAGCATCAGTGCGGCGGTGTCTCCGAAATCCCTCACCTTCACCAACAACTCCAAGAGCTACACGCTCACAGGGCAATCCCTGCAGGCGGACCAGGGATTGACCAAGTCCGGGACGGGCAATGTCACCCTCCTGAACCAGACCGTGCTCGGAGGCGCGGTGAGTGTCTCCCAAGGCGTGCTCGCGGTGGGCAATGGCACCACCGGCACGCTGGCAGCGAGTTCCATCACCTTGGCAGCAGGAACCCGTCTGGACTTCAATCCACCCGCCAGCGGTTCCTTGGCCGCGCCGATCACCAACGACAGCCAGGTGAAGGTGCTGGGCTCCGGAGCGGCAACACTGACCGGTGCCATCAATGGCGCGGGAACGGTGGAAATCAGTCGCGCCGGGACCGTCACCATGACCGGTGCGGGCCACGGAAGCGCCTTCACCGTAAAGAACGGTGCCACGCTTGCTGCGATGGGTGGTGGCTGGGCGACCAGTTTCTTCGCCAACACCACCCGCACGATTCACGTGGAATCGGGCGGCACGCTCAAGACGGACACCCACTCGCTGGGCGGCCTCGGCGGCGCCTTGTATCAACCGGTGATCACGCTGGACGCCGGTGCCACATGGACCCTCCAGCACGAGCAGTACTTCGATGGCGGCAATCTCCTGCTCAATGGCGGCACCGTCTCCGTGGCGGCCAATGACTTCCGCCTGCTCGGGGGAACTTTGGCCGTCGGCGCTTCATCGGGGGGATCGCTGATCACGGGCAACAGCATGACCGTCTTCGGAAACGCAACCTTCGATGTCACGGATGGCGCGGCCGCGGCGGATCTCACCATCGAACTGCCCATGACCGAAAGCGGCGGCGCACGCACGCTGACCAAGACCGGCGCGGGCACGATGAAGCTCAAGGCCACCAGCGGCCTCACCGGAGCACTCAGCGTCAATACCGGCACGCTGGCGCTTGATGGAAGTGCCGCGGTGAGTGCTGCGGCCTCGGTCACTGTCGCTTCCGGAGCCACACTGGATGTCTCCACCCTCACATCGGTCTTCACCCTGACGCCCGCCCAGACACTTTCCGGCACGGGGACGGTGAACGGAAACATGGTGGTGGATGGAGGCCTCACACCCGGCGGCGGCAGCACCGGACAACTCAATGTGACAGGCATCCTCACCCTGGACCCGAGCTCCACCTATTCGTGGAATCTCGCCGATTGGACCGGCGCCGCTGGAACCGGCAGTGACGCGGTGGCCGCCACCTCCCTCAATCTCACCGCCACACCTTCCAATCCGGTCACCATCACCATCGGCACTCCTGGCACCCCCGCCAACTTCGCGGATGCAAGCCGTGGCTTCGTGCTGGTTTCCACCACGGGCGGCATCACCGGCTTCGATCCCTCCGCGTTCATCATCAATTCCACCCAGTTCACGGCCGGCACGGGCACGTGGGCGGTGCAGGTCAGCGGAAACAATCTGGTGCTCGCCTACACGGCCGCCGGCAGCAGTCCATATGATACCTGGATCGCGGGATATCCCGGCCTTTCCGATACCAGCCCCGGCGGCGATCCGGATCGCGATGGATTGAGCAATCTGGTGGAGTTCCTCTATGGCACCAATCCGGGAAGCTCGGTCAACAGCGTGAGTCCGGAAGTGGTCTATGACTCCTCACACAACATGACCTTTGCCTTCCCGCAAACGCTGGAAGCCTCGGCGATGAACTCGCGGGTGGAATACAGCACCAATCTCAGTTCATGGACCACGGCGGTGAACGGAGAAGCGGGCATTTCCATCTTCACCATACCAAACTACTTCCCGAACGGGGCGAATGCCGTCGTGGTCTCGCTGCCTTCCTCCCTGGCCAATGGCGGCAAGTTCTTCGTGCGCCTGAAAGTCACCGGTCCATAA
- a CDS encoding tetratricopeptide repeat-containing sulfotransferase family protein gives MESDARQEDDVAVLTEAFHARRRGDYQGAIERFRKVFERDPSNPWPLIESAKVEFMRTDFLAMRDYLRQAEVLAGEDAEVWLAMASAWMDCLDPEESLRTAELGARAEVADPRFLTARLLALERLNRIREAAAVVDAAGELPPGNRVAAARVLRRADRAEEARLLVAGDHSAAALMERARVLDHMGKHRLAVESLAEAKRKLAAHPESEYERKLAPLHRPQQQRELGFATAEQIVRWREERTDAPLRLAFLLGHPRSGTTLLESLIERRGGAAIASEFPVLEGRLRLWVADLATRDTSISPLLKSENLPRLRAAYWNQIHHLAGAQEGQLVIDKNPGLTDGVQWVAKIFPEAKILTALRDPRDVIVSCVFQDFGFTRLGVACLSWEGAAKSWAATMNHWADIRERLPAGQWLEVRYEELVMNPDGVMQDVLGFLGLAALSEETKTDRLIRTPSYPEAANAVHSRAVARWKDYERWLKPLRPIIEPVMRRLGYEW, from the coding sequence ATGGAGAGCGACGCGCGGCAGGAGGATGATGTGGCGGTATTGACGGAGGCGTTTCACGCCCGGCGGCGCGGCGACTACCAGGGAGCCATCGAGCGCTTCCGTAAGGTTTTCGAACGCGATCCTTCCAACCCGTGGCCGTTGATCGAATCCGCGAAGGTCGAGTTCATGCGGACGGACTTCCTCGCCATGCGGGACTACCTGCGGCAGGCGGAGGTGTTGGCGGGTGAAGATGCGGAGGTTTGGTTGGCGATGGCCTCCGCATGGATGGATTGCCTCGATCCGGAGGAAAGCTTGAGAACCGCAGAGCTCGGGGCCCGGGCCGAAGTGGCTGATCCGCGGTTCCTCACGGCGCGGCTGCTGGCGCTGGAACGTCTCAACCGCATCCGGGAAGCGGCTGCCGTGGTGGATGCCGCGGGAGAATTGCCGCCCGGCAATCGCGTGGCGGCGGCCCGGGTGCTGCGCCGTGCCGATCGGGCGGAGGAGGCCAGACTGTTGGTGGCGGGCGATCATTCCGCCGCCGCGCTGATGGAGCGGGCGCGCGTTCTCGATCATATGGGGAAGCATCGGCTTGCGGTGGAATCGCTCGCAGAGGCGAAGCGCAAGCTCGCCGCGCACCCGGAGTCCGAATACGAGCGCAAGCTGGCTCCGCTCCATCGTCCGCAGCAGCAGCGTGAACTTGGCTTTGCCACGGCGGAGCAGATCGTGCGCTGGCGGGAAGAGCGCACCGACGCTCCGTTGCGGCTGGCCTTCCTGCTGGGGCACCCGCGCAGTGGCACCACGTTGTTGGAAAGTCTCATCGAACGTCGCGGCGGCGCGGCCATCGCGTCCGAGTTTCCGGTATTGGAGGGACGGCTGCGCCTGTGGGTGGCGGACCTCGCGACCCGGGACACCAGCATTTCCCCCCTGTTGAAGAGTGAAAACCTGCCACGACTGCGTGCGGCGTATTGGAATCAGATCCATCACCTCGCCGGAGCGCAGGAAGGGCAACTGGTCATCGACAAGAATCCGGGCCTCACCGATGGCGTGCAGTGGGTGGCAAAGATTTTCCCCGAAGCGAAGATCCTCACCGCGCTGCGCGATCCGCGAGATGTGATCGTGAGCTGTGTGTTCCAGGACTTCGGTTTCACCCGTCTCGGCGTGGCTTGTTTGTCATGGGAAGGCGCGGCGAAATCGTGGGCCGCCACGATGAACCACTGGGCGGACATCCGCGAACGCCTGCCCGCCGGACAATGGCTCGAGGTGCGCTATGAGGAGCTGGTGATGAACCCGGACGGGGTGATGCAGGACGTGCTCGGGTTCCTCGGATTGGCTGCGCTTTCCGAAGAGACAAAAACCGACCGGCTCATCCGCACGCCCAGCTATCCGGAGGCCGCGAACGCCGTGCACTCCCGTGCCGTGGCGAGATGGAAAGACTACGAACGATGGCTGAAACCGCTGCGCCCGATCATCGAGCCGGTGATGCGACGGCTCGGATACGAGTGGTGA
- the rpsA gene encoding 30S ribosomal protein S1, with product MSSAIAAPTNQELSDLIDSKFREFREGTIVKGTILEIRPQVVLVDIGYKSEGAIPSNEFEDDEIETGDEIEVLLEKLENDEGMVVLSKEKAAHKQNWEKIVKVYQDGGLVRGKVKSVVKGGLTVNVGVEAFLPGSQVDIIPPKDLNEYVGNIYEFKIVKVNDERKNIVLSRREVIEAERAELRQRFLQTVKVGDKVIGAVKNITDFGAFVDLQGMDGLLHITDMSWGRINHPSEMLHIGQSVEVIILDVDREKERVSLGLKQMSDNPWEDIERKYPIGQRVKGKVTKLLPYGAFVEIERGVEGLVHVSELSWVKRITRPSDVLELGQEIDAVVLGISTEEQKISLGVRQLDTNPWDEIELRYPVGATIKGPVRNLTAYGAFVELEEGIDGMIHVSDMSWTRKINHPSEVLKKGDELEAIVLAIDKANQRVSLGMKQLEDDPWSLIDSRFKVGDLVKGTVAKIASFGAFVSLDGDIDGLIHISQLSEDHVEKVKDVIKVGEEVEARVIKVDKVERRIGLSIKAVNYNEDQLKKESASFESLRPSSEMVGLEQAFNLAAAAAEEWRPGQD from the coding sequence ATGAGCAGCGCAATTGCCGCTCCAACCAACCAGGAACTGAGCGATCTCATCGATTCCAAGTTCCGTGAGTTCCGCGAAGGAACCATCGTCAAGGGCACCATCCTTGAAATCCGCCCGCAGGTCGTCCTCGTCGACATCGGCTACAAGTCCGAAGGCGCGATCCCGTCCAACGAATTCGAAGACGACGAAATCGAAACCGGCGACGAAATCGAAGTTCTCCTCGAGAAGCTCGAGAACGACGAAGGCATGGTCGTCCTCTCCAAGGAAAAGGCCGCTCACAAGCAGAACTGGGAAAAGATCGTCAAAGTCTATCAGGACGGCGGTCTCGTCCGCGGCAAGGTCAAGTCCGTTGTCAAGGGCGGTCTCACCGTCAACGTCGGTGTCGAAGCCTTCCTTCCCGGCTCCCAGGTCGACATCATCCCGCCGAAGGACCTCAACGAGTACGTCGGCAACATTTACGAATTCAAGATCGTCAAGGTCAACGACGAGCGGAAGAACATCGTTCTCTCCCGCCGCGAAGTCATCGAAGCCGAGCGCGCGGAACTCCGCCAGCGCTTCCTCCAGACCGTCAAGGTCGGAGACAAGGTCATCGGTGCCGTCAAGAACATCACCGACTTCGGTGCGTTCGTCGACCTTCAGGGCATGGACGGCCTTCTCCACATCACCGACATGTCGTGGGGCCGCATCAACCACCCGTCCGAGATGCTCCACATCGGCCAGTCCGTTGAGGTCATCATCCTCGACGTGGACCGCGAGAAGGAGCGCGTCTCCCTCGGTCTCAAGCAGATGTCCGACAATCCTTGGGAAGACATCGAGCGCAAGTACCCGATCGGCCAGCGCGTCAAGGGCAAGGTCACCAAGCTCCTCCCGTACGGTGCTTTCGTCGAAATCGAGCGCGGCGTCGAAGGCCTCGTGCACGTTTCCGAGCTTTCCTGGGTCAAGCGCATCACCCGCCCGTCCGACGTTCTCGAACTCGGCCAGGAAATCGACGCCGTCGTGCTCGGCATCAGCACCGAGGAGCAGAAGATCTCCCTCGGCGTGCGCCAGCTCGACACCAACCCGTGGGACGAGATCGAGCTCCGCTACCCGGTGGGCGCCACGATCAAGGGCCCGGTCCGCAACCTCACCGCCTACGGTGCGTTCGTGGAACTGGAAGAAGGCATCGATGGCATGATCCATGTGTCCGACATGTCCTGGACCCGCAAGATCAACCACCCGTCCGAAGTCCTCAAGAAGGGCGACGAACTGGAAGCGATCGTGCTTGCCATCGACAAGGCCAACCAGCGCGTGTCTCTCGGCATGAAGCAGCTCGAAGACGATCCATGGTCGCTCATCGACAGCCGCTTCAAGGTCGGCGACCTCGTCAAGGGCACCGTCGCCAAGATCGCGTCCTTCGGCGCGTTCGTCAGCCTCGATGGTGACATCGACGGCCTCATCCACATCTCGCAGCTCAGCGAGGACCACGTGGAGAAGGTCAAGGATGTCATCAAGGTCGGCGAAGAAGTCGAAGCCCGCGTCATCAAGGTCGACAAGGTCGAGCGCCGCATCGGTCTCTCCATCAAGGCGGTCAACTACAACGAAGACCAGCTCAAGAAGGAGAGCGCCAGCTTCGAGAGCCTCCGCCCGTCCTCCGAGATGGTCGGCCTCGAGCAGGCCTTCAACCTCGCCGCGGCCGCTGCCGAAGAGTGGCGCCCAGGTCAGGACTGA
- a CDS encoding sulfatase-like hydrolase/transferase, which produces MKRLFLFAPLAFAPTSVRAADRKPNFLILLSDDAGYADFGFQEKCAPELKAVTPALDKLAGEGARFTDAYVSGCVCSPSRAGLLTGRYQQRFGHEQNIPAGYMKGGLPLDEKLMGDQLKPLGYASGIVGKWHLGYPEAYWPGKRGFNQSYIFLQGQRKYTPLAKQQPNQIFLENGKPVPDEGYSTDRIGDAACRFMEAKKDQPWFLYVSFNAVHMPLEGREEDMKKLEDIKPPLHRKYVGTMKAMDDNVAKILAKLDALGLAKDTLVIFTNDNGGQTANSASNAPLRGHKGQVWEGGTRVPMVMRWPGVITPGRVIKDPVISLDFATTFLAAAGGKALPEHKLDGADLLPLLKDSKSLPERPLFWRSGGKNGIAAVRSGDFKVVWNRGTDDDKPHLFNVREDISEAKDLSAENPDKLKALLGSLAAWEKETIDPLWGKTAKGEAPGEE; this is translated from the coding sequence ATGAAGCGATTGTTCCTCTTTGCCCCGCTGGCGTTCGCGCCGACGTCCGTCCGCGCCGCCGACCGGAAGCCGAATTTCCTCATCCTGCTCTCCGATGATGCCGGCTACGCTGATTTCGGCTTCCAAGAGAAGTGCGCGCCGGAGCTGAAAGCCGTGACTCCGGCCTTGGACAAACTGGCCGGTGAGGGAGCCCGGTTCACGGACGCCTATGTGTCCGGCTGTGTTTGCTCGCCCTCCCGCGCCGGTTTGCTGACGGGGCGCTACCAACAGCGCTTCGGTCACGAGCAGAACATTCCGGCGGGTTACATGAAGGGTGGCTTGCCGCTGGATGAGAAACTGATGGGTGACCAACTGAAGCCGCTCGGTTACGCGTCCGGAATCGTCGGGAAATGGCATCTCGGCTACCCGGAAGCTTATTGGCCGGGCAAGCGCGGCTTCAACCAGAGCTACATCTTCCTCCAAGGTCAGCGGAAATACACGCCGCTGGCGAAACAACAGCCGAACCAGATCTTCTTGGAGAATGGCAAGCCGGTGCCGGATGAGGGCTACTCCACCGACCGCATCGGGGATGCCGCCTGCCGGTTCATGGAGGCGAAGAAGGATCAGCCATGGTTTCTCTACGTTTCCTTCAATGCCGTGCACATGCCTCTCGAAGGCCGCGAGGAAGACATGAAGAAGCTTGAGGACATCAAGCCGCCGCTGCATCGGAAATACGTGGGCACGATGAAGGCGATGGATGACAACGTTGCCAAGATCCTCGCGAAGTTGGATGCCCTCGGACTGGCGAAGGACACGCTGGTGATCTTCACCAATGACAATGGCGGACAGACTGCCAATTCCGCGAGCAATGCACCGCTCCGCGGTCACAAGGGACAGGTCTGGGAAGGCGGCACCCGCGTGCCGATGGTGATGCGTTGGCCCGGGGTGATCACGCCGGGGCGGGTGATCAAGGATCCGGTGATCTCGCTCGATTTCGCCACGACCTTCCTCGCGGCGGCAGGAGGAAAGGCTTTGCCGGAGCACAAACTGGATGGAGCGGATCTGCTGCCGTTGTTGAAGGACTCGAAGTCACTGCCTGAGCGCCCGCTCTTTTGGCGCAGTGGCGGGAAGAACGGGATCGCGGCGGTGCGCTCGGGGGATTTCAAGGTGGTCTGGAACCGTGGAACGGATGATGACAAGCCGCACTTGTTCAACGTTCGCGAGGACATTTCGGAAGCGAAGGACCTGTCCGCGGAAAACCCGGACAAGCTCAAGGCGTTGCTGGGTTCGCTGGCGGCTTGGGAGAAGGAAACCATCGACCCTCTTTGGGGGAAGACAGCCAAGGGGGAAGCTCCTGGCGAGGAATGA
- a CDS encoding NADPH-dependent FMN reductase, with protein sequence MKLLILPGSIRKESYNLKLAALAAEHARQAGVEVDLVAPDDLRPIPLYNGDLEEAEGLPTAVKTLKQRFIAAQAIVLACPEYNSSITPLLKNTLDWVSRAETDDEPSLAAYQGKVAGLLSASPGGFGGMRGLVTVRSMLGNIGVIVVPTQLAIPKAYEAFDDQGALKEARQQKSLAGVVDEVIRVAKALAIKS encoded by the coding sequence ATGAAACTTCTGATCCTTCCCGGCAGCATCCGCAAAGAGTCCTACAATCTGAAACTCGCCGCGCTGGCTGCCGAACATGCCCGGCAGGCCGGCGTGGAGGTGGATCTGGTAGCCCCTGACGACCTGCGCCCGATCCCACTCTACAATGGTGATCTGGAGGAGGCGGAAGGCCTGCCGACGGCCGTGAAAACCCTGAAGCAGCGCTTCATCGCGGCACAGGCGATCGTACTCGCCTGCCCGGAATACAATTCCTCGATCACACCGCTGCTCAAGAACACCCTCGACTGGGTCAGCCGGGCGGAGACGGACGACGAGCCATCGCTCGCAGCCTATCAGGGCAAGGTCGCCGGACTGCTTTCCGCCTCGCCGGGGGGGTTCGGCGGCATGCGCGGGCTGGTCACCGTGCGGTCGATGCTCGGAAACATTGGTGTGATCGTCGTGCCCACCCAACTGGCGATCCCCAAGGCCTACGAGGCTTTCGATGATCAGGGCGCTCTGAAGGAGGCACGGCAGCAGAAATCACTGGCAGGTGTGGTGGATGAGGTGATCCGCGTTGCCAAGGCCTTGGCGATCAAAAGCTGA
- a CDS encoding ABC transporter substrate-binding protein codes for MKPGIFLTSAAASVALLSLGLTGCKSGGGDTIKVGEFASLTGKEATFGTSSHEGTLLAVEEINAAGGVLGKKIELLTEDDQTKAGEPANAVNKLISKDGVVAILGEVASSRSLEAAPICQQGGIPMISPASTNPSVTQVGDHIFRVCFTDTFQGGALANFATEKLNAKKVAVLTDTKSDYSKGLAKNFKEKYLKNGGQIVTELDFNGGDKDFKGQLTTIKNAAPDAIFLPGYYTDVALIAIQAKQLGISIPLFGGDGWESETLLTIGKEAMNGNYFSTHCAADQGTPKMTAFVDAYKKRFNGKTPDAMAVLGYDSAMVLADSIKRAGSTEGAKLRDAIAATKDYEGVSGKFSLNADRDAVKALVFIKIENGAFKYSATVNP; via the coding sequence ATGAAACCTGGAATTTTCCTGACTTCCGCCGCCGCGTCCGTGGCGCTCCTCAGCCTCGGCCTCACCGGTTGCAAATCCGGCGGTGGCGATACCATCAAGGTCGGCGAATTCGCCTCCCTGACCGGCAAGGAAGCGACCTTCGGCACCTCCTCGCATGAAGGCACCCTGCTTGCGGTCGAGGAAATCAACGCCGCCGGTGGCGTGCTCGGGAAGAAAATCGAACTCCTCACGGAAGACGACCAGACCAAGGCCGGTGAACCTGCCAACGCGGTCAACAAGCTGATTTCGAAGGATGGCGTCGTCGCCATCCTCGGCGAAGTCGCCTCCAGTCGCTCGCTGGAAGCCGCTCCGATCTGTCAGCAGGGCGGCATCCCGATGATCTCCCCGGCTTCCACCAACCCGTCCGTCACCCAGGTGGGCGATCATATCTTCCGTGTCTGCTTCACGGACACCTTCCAGGGCGGGGCGCTCGCCAACTTCGCCACCGAGAAGCTGAACGCCAAGAAGGTCGCCGTGCTCACGGACACCAAGAGCGACTACAGCAAGGGCCTCGCGAAGAACTTCAAGGAGAAGTATCTCAAGAACGGCGGCCAGATCGTCACCGAGTTGGATTTCAACGGCGGTGACAAGGACTTCAAGGGCCAGCTCACCACCATCAAGAACGCCGCTCCGGACGCGATCTTCCTTCCCGGCTACTACACGGATGTCGCCCTGATCGCCATCCAGGCGAAGCAGCTCGGCATTTCCATCCCGCTGTTCGGTGGCGACGGATGGGAAAGCGAAACCCTGCTGACCATCGGCAAGGAAGCGATGAACGGAAACTACTTCTCCACCCACTGCGCCGCCGACCAGGGCACGCCGAAGATGACCGCCTTCGTGGACGCGTACAAGAAGCGCTTCAACGGCAAGACCCCGGACGCGATGGCGGTGCTCGGCTACGACTCCGCCATGGTGCTCGCCGATTCGATCAAGCGCGCCGGCTCCACGGAAGGTGCCAAGCTCCGCGACGCCATCGCTGCGACCAAGGACTATGAGGGCGTGAGCGGCAAGTTCTCCCTCAATGCCGACCGCGATGCGGTGAAAGCGCTCGTCTTCATCAAGATCGAAAACGGCGCGTTCAAATACTCCGCTACGGTCAATCCGTGA
- a CDS encoding four helix bundle protein has translation MFNFEKLEVWHKAIEFADAVYAATRHFPSEERFGLTNQMRRAAVSISSNIAEGSSRSSRADYARFLEIATGSLFETVSQCTIGLRQGFLAEGDYAALYAAAEEQSKMISGLRRAILDAI, from the coding sequence ATGTTCAATTTCGAGAAACTGGAAGTTTGGCACAAGGCGATTGAATTCGCGGATGCCGTCTACGCTGCGACTCGTCATTTTCCGTCGGAGGAGCGCTTTGGCCTCACCAATCAGATGCGCCGAGCCGCAGTTTCCATTTCCTCAAACATTGCGGAGGGTTCGTCCCGGAGCTCACGGGCAGACTACGCCCGATTTTTAGAAATCGCCACCGGGTCGCTTTTTGAAACCGTCTCCCAATGCACCATTGGGCTTCGACAAGGGTTTCTTGCCGAAGGGGACTACGCAGCGCTTTACGCTGCTGCGGAAGAACAGAGCAAAATGATCAGCGGATTGCGTCGGGCGATTCTCGACGCCATCTGA
- a CDS encoding branched-chain amino acid ABC transporter permease — protein sequence MDFIQQAINGLGLGAIYALIALGYTMVYGVLRFINFAHSDVLMLGAFAAFYLAPRMQQVFGQQSVFGVIMLFIAVALICALIGMTIERFAYRPLRHRPKLAVLITAIGVSLFIEFTCQNPHVFGAATRPFPKLVAETQFHLGNAIIGSTDILVIVVTAVLLGAMWFIVQKTRIGTAMRAVSFNQQAALLMGVPVNKIISFTFGLGSSLAAIAGILYSMKAPGIEPLMGVQPGLRAFVAAVLGGIGNLPGAVLGAVLLGLLETFAGGVPGLSNYRDAIAFGILILILLLKPAGLLGRATIEKV from the coding sequence GTGGACTTTATTCAACAGGCGATCAACGGGCTGGGCCTCGGAGCCATTTACGCCCTGATCGCCCTCGGATATACGATGGTGTATGGCGTCCTCCGTTTCATCAATTTCGCGCACAGCGATGTGTTGATGCTCGGAGCTTTCGCGGCGTTCTATCTTGCGCCGCGGATGCAGCAGGTGTTCGGGCAGCAGTCCGTGTTCGGCGTGATCATGCTGTTCATCGCGGTCGCGCTGATCTGCGCGTTGATCGGGATGACCATCGAGCGGTTCGCCTATCGCCCTCTGCGCCATCGCCCGAAGCTGGCGGTGCTGATCACCGCGATCGGCGTCTCGTTGTTCATCGAGTTCACCTGCCAGAATCCGCATGTCTTCGGTGCCGCCACGCGACCGTTTCCGAAGCTGGTGGCGGAAACGCAGTTCCACCTCGGAAATGCGATCATCGGCAGCACGGACATCCTGGTCATCGTCGTCACCGCCGTCCTGCTCGGAGCCATGTGGTTCATCGTTCAGAAAACCCGCATCGGCACCGCCATGCGGGCTGTTTCTTTCAACCAGCAGGCAGCGTTGCTGATGGGGGTGCCCGTGAACAAGATCATCTCGTTCACCTTCGGCCTCGGCTCATCGCTCGCCGCCATCGCGGGCATCCTCTATTCGATGAAGGCTCCGGGCATCGAGCCGCTGATGGGCGTCCAGCCCGGCCTCCGCGCCTTCGTCGCGGCGGTGCTCGGTGGCATTGGCAATCTGCCGGGCGCGGTGCTGGGTGCCGTGCTGCTCGGCCTGCTTGAAACCTTTGCCGGCGGGGTTCCCGGCTTGTCGAACTACCGCGACGCGATCGCCTTCGGCATCCTGATCCTGATCCTCCTGCTCAAACCCGCCGGCCTCCTCGGCCGCGCCACCATCGAGAAAGTCTGA